From the Halodesulfovibrio aestuarii DSM 17919 = ATCC 29578 genome, one window contains:
- a CDS encoding ATP-binding protein — protein sequence MNKVVRKIIEIDEERCDGCGLCVLDCAEGAIQIINGKAKIVKDEYCDGLGACLGACPQDALHIIEREAPEFDEEAAMEWVKERDAKETPKSSPCGCMGSHVKSMKTVEIEVPGNKVSGPGHWPLKIRLVPPTAPYLKDADVLVAADCAAAASPIFHSEFAQNKVVLIGCPKFDDTNEYVQKLADIIRNSGIRSISVLRMEVPCCTGLSRALADAIKLSGVDIAATETIMTCGGARAQKTMFG from the coding sequence ATGAATAAAGTAGTGCGTAAAATTATTGAGATTGATGAAGAACGTTGTGACGGCTGCGGGTTATGCGTTCTTGACTGTGCCGAAGGTGCTATCCAGATTATCAACGGCAAAGCTAAAATCGTTAAAGATGAATACTGTGACGGTTTAGGCGCATGCCTTGGTGCATGTCCTCAGGACGCATTACATATCATTGAACGCGAAGCTCCTGAGTTCGACGAAGAAGCTGCGATGGAATGGGTTAAAGAACGTGACGCGAAAGAAACACCTAAATCCAGCCCATGCGGCTGCATGGGCTCACATGTAAAAAGCATGAAAACTGTTGAGATTGAAGTACCGGGTAACAAAGTATCCGGTCCGGGCCATTGGCCACTTAAAATCCGCCTTGTACCACCGACAGCTCCGTATCTTAAAGATGCAGACGTACTTGTAGCGGCAGACTGTGCAGCAGCTGCATCACCAATTTTCCACAGTGAATTTGCTCAAAATAAAGTTGTTCTTATCGGTTGTCCTAAATTCGACGACACTAATGAATACGTGCAAAAACTTGCAGATATTATCCGCAATAGCGGCATACGCTCCATCAGCGTTCTTCGTATGGAAGTGCCTTGCTGTACCGGCCTTTCCCGTGCACTGGCTGACGCAATCAAGCTTTCGGGTGTTGATATTGCCGCTACTGAAACCATTATGACATGCGGTGGAGCCAGAGCACAAAAAACTATGTTCGGCTAA
- a CDS encoding Crp/Fnr family transcriptional regulator, with the protein MKFAEINLLSELAKPEFKDLRAAMNERKFVATEMIADPLSIAGDGMTKPDESAAGSVFIVKEGRLRVFLAAEGKEFTLSTLEAGDIYTSHTGTFVQALTPGVLLTTSIPVFHTYMRDIPQVSKVMVRILGNMLKSTFGIIDDLVFGDASTRLAAFLLSVAKEESGRSIARLGMTGEQLAQHVGSTRQTVSTLLNDMVRSGILFRVKRGVFEVIDPARLEELTK; encoded by the coding sequence ATGAAATTCGCTGAAATAAACTTGCTTTCAGAATTAGCCAAGCCTGAATTTAAAGATTTGCGTGCTGCGATGAACGAGCGCAAATTTGTTGCTACTGAGATGATAGCAGATCCTTTGTCTATTGCGGGTGATGGTATGACAAAACCGGACGAATCTGCTGCTGGTAGTGTGTTTATCGTTAAGGAAGGGCGCTTGAGGGTCTTTCTGGCAGCAGAAGGCAAAGAGTTTACTCTGTCTACTCTAGAAGCGGGCGATATTTACACCAGCCATACCGGAACATTTGTTCAAGCACTTACTCCTGGTGTTCTGCTTACAACCAGTATTCCGGTATTCCATACTTACATGCGTGATATTCCGCAGGTAAGTAAGGTTATGGTTCGTATCCTCGGTAACATGTTGAAAAGTACATTCGGCATTATTGATGATCTTGTTTTTGGTGATGCATCGACACGACTTGCGGCTTTTCTGCTTTCTGTTGCAAAGGAGGAGTCCGGAAGATCTATAGCGCGGCTTGGTATGACTGGCGAACAACTTGCACAACACGTCGGCTCCACACGCCAAACCGTTTCAACGTTACTTAACGATATGGTCCGATCGGGTATTCTGTTTCGTGTAAAGCGAGGCGTGTTTGAAGTTATAGACCCGGCACGGTTGGAAGAACTTACTAAATAG
- the cooS gene encoding anaerobic carbon-monoxide dehydrogenase catalytic subunit has translation MAKEPKRPEDLSIWEDAHAMIRKAKAEGIETAWDRLERQTPHCKFCELGTTCRNCIMGPCRISTKPDSKMNLGVCGADADVVVARNFGRFIAGGSAGHSDHGRDLIEVLDAIVQGDTEHYHISEPEKLTRIAAEVGIATEGRELNEIASDLVDECYKDFGSRRSSLAFLSRVPEQRRVLWDRVGITPRGVDREIAEMMHRTHMGCDNDAPNTLLHSARCALSDGWGGSMIGTELSDVIFGTPTPSRSVSNLGVIKEDKVNILVHGHNPVVSEMILAAARIPELVEKAKAAGAAGINVAGLCCTGNELLMRQGIPMAGNHLMTELAIVTGAVESVVVDYQCIMPSMVTVAQCYHTRFITTAEKAKFTGAMHFEVHPHNALEQATAIVEESIKAYTERDKGRVEIPAEPVEIMTGFSNEAILSALGGTLTPLIDAIKAGKIRGIVGIVGCNNPKVKQDSANVGLAKELLKRDILVLVTGCVTTAAGKAGLLVPEGIEMAGEGLKEVCGALGIPPVLHLGSCVDNSRIMHLCGLVAKELGVDISDLPVGASSPEWYSEKAAAIGMYAVASGVMTHLGLPPNILGSETVTNIALEGLEDIVGAHFVVEGDYVKAAELLDARIRMKRVGLGLSE, from the coding sequence ATGGCAAAAGAACCAAAAAGACCTGAAGATCTTTCTATATGGGAAGACGCGCATGCAATGATCCGCAAAGCGAAAGCAGAAGGCATTGAAACTGCGTGGGATAGATTGGAACGTCAAACACCGCATTGTAAATTTTGTGAGTTGGGTACCACCTGCCGCAACTGTATAATGGGGCCTTGCCGGATCAGTACTAAACCGGACTCCAAAATGAACCTTGGCGTTTGCGGTGCCGACGCAGACGTTGTGGTTGCACGTAACTTTGGTCGCTTTATCGCTGGTGGGAGCGCTGGTCATTCAGATCATGGACGTGATCTGATTGAAGTGCTGGACGCGATTGTTCAAGGTGACACTGAGCATTATCATATTTCTGAGCCGGAAAAGCTTACGCGCATCGCTGCTGAGGTTGGCATTGCCACCGAAGGCCGTGAGCTTAATGAAATCGCATCAGATCTTGTTGATGAATGTTATAAGGATTTTGGTTCCCGTCGCTCTTCTTTGGCCTTTTTATCCCGCGTTCCTGAGCAACGTCGTGTTTTGTGGGATCGTGTAGGCATTACTCCACGCGGTGTTGACCGTGAAATTGCAGAAATGATGCATCGAACACACATGGGCTGTGACAATGATGCACCGAATACGTTGTTGCACTCTGCACGTTGTGCGCTGTCCGACGGTTGGGGTGGTTCCATGATTGGCACAGAACTTTCTGATGTTATTTTCGGAACTCCGACCCCTTCACGCTCCGTCAGCAACCTTGGTGTGATAAAAGAAGACAAGGTGAACATTCTGGTGCACGGGCATAACCCTGTTGTCTCCGAAATGATTCTCGCAGCTGCACGTATTCCTGAACTGGTTGAAAAAGCAAAAGCAGCAGGCGCAGCAGGCATCAACGTAGCCGGACTTTGCTGTACCGGTAACGAGCTGCTGATGCGTCAGGGTATTCCTATGGCCGGGAACCATCTTATGACAGAACTTGCTATCGTCACAGGCGCTGTTGAATCTGTTGTTGTTGATTACCAGTGTATTATGCCTTCCATGGTAACTGTTGCACAGTGTTACCATACTCGTTTTATTACCACTGCGGAAAAAGCTAAATTTACCGGTGCAATGCACTTTGAAGTGCATCCGCACAACGCACTTGAACAGGCCACCGCTATTGTTGAAGAGTCTATTAAAGCCTACACAGAACGTGATAAAGGCCGTGTTGAGATTCCGGCAGAACCTGTTGAAATTATGACAGGATTTTCAAACGAAGCAATTCTATCTGCACTCGGCGGAACTCTTACCCCGCTGATTGATGCTATCAAAGCTGGTAAAATTCGCGGCATTGTCGGCATCGTGGGTTGTAACAACCCAAAAGTTAAGCAGGACTCTGCAAACGTTGGTCTCGCAAAAGAGCTTCTCAAACGTGATATTCTTGTTCTTGTTACCGGTTGTGTTACCACCGCTGCCGGTAAAGCAGGTCTTCTTGTTCCGGAAGGTATCGAGATGGCAGGCGAGGGACTTAAAGAAGTGTGTGGCGCGTTAGGCATCCCGCCAGTACTCCATCTTGGTAGCTGTGTAGATAACTCCCGCATAATGCATCTTTGCGGTCTTGTCGCAAAAGAGCTTGGTGTAGATATCTCCGATTTGCCTGTGGGGGCTTCTTCTCCTGAGTGGTATTCAGAAAAAGCTGCTGCAATTGGTATGTACGCTGTGGCCAGTGGTGTTATGACGCACCTTGGTTTGCCTCCGAACATTCTGGGTTCCGAAACTGTAACCAATATTGCTCTGGAAGGACTGGAAGACATTGTAGGTGCCCACTTTGTTGTAGAAGGTGACTACGTGAAAGCTGCAGAGCTTCTGGATGCACGCATCCGTATGAAGCGTGTCGGGCTTGGTCTTTCTGAATAA
- a CDS encoding AAA family ATPase, protein MKLAFAGKGGVGKTTLTAWMAEYLARKGQNVWLVDADTALSLGEACGVDRSSLPEALIHREDLIRERIRQENTSMFTLNPEVGDLPEALSVELPVLGENAQGKPAGSKRLLVMGTVTGAGGGCACAANTLLKAILAHLVLERNDWVLVDLEAGVEHLGRGTVAHVDGLVVVSEPSMRGLQTAADVGTMAEELGLHKQVLVLNRSDMEDPALPQLEGLPNQVVSMPYLSSLAARQLETGNVLGLPDNEVDFVIERVLKKFGAEV, encoded by the coding sequence ATGAAGTTAGCATTTGCAGGCAAAGGCGGTGTGGGAAAAACGACTCTCACTGCATGGATGGCAGAGTATCTTGCCCGGAAAGGGCAGAATGTGTGGCTGGTGGACGCTGATACCGCATTATCCCTAGGTGAAGCTTGCGGGGTAGACCGTAGCAGTCTGCCGGAAGCTCTCATCCACCGTGAAGATTTGATCCGCGAGCGAATTCGGCAGGAAAATACCAGCATGTTCACCCTGAATCCTGAGGTAGGCGATTTGCCGGAAGCGCTCTCAGTTGAGCTTCCGGTCTTAGGAGAGAATGCACAAGGAAAACCTGCCGGCTCAAAACGCCTGCTTGTGATGGGGACTGTCACTGGAGCCGGAGGGGGGTGTGCCTGTGCTGCCAATACACTTCTAAAAGCTATTCTTGCGCATCTGGTTCTTGAAAGAAATGACTGGGTGTTAGTAGACTTGGAAGCCGGAGTGGAGCATTTAGGGCGCGGAACGGTTGCACACGTTGACGGTCTTGTTGTTGTCTCCGAACCAAGTATGCGTGGTCTGCAAACTGCGGCAGATGTGGGCACGATGGCGGAGGAGCTAGGGCTGCATAAGCAAGTGCTTGTTCTTAACCGTTCTGATATGGAAGACCCAGCACTTCCTCAGCTTGAAGGACTTCCTAATCAAGTTGTTTCCATGCCGTACCTCTCCTCACTTGCAGCACGACAGCTGGAAACCGGCAACGTACTTGGCTTGCCCGACAATGAGGTTGATTTTGTTATTGAGCGGGTGTTGAAAAAATTTGGGGCTGAAGTTTAG